A single window of Thalassomonas viridans DNA harbors:
- the atpD gene encoding F0F1 ATP synthase subunit beta, producing MSTGKVVQIIGAVVDVEFPQDAVPQVYDALNVTEGDLSGLVLEVQQQLGGGVVRSIAMGSSDGLRRGLNVVNTGESIKVPVGVETLGRIMNVLGDPIDEAGPIGEKEKWSIHREAPAYAEQAVSNELLETGIKVIDLVCPFAKGGKVGLFGGAGVGKTVNMMELIRNIAIEHSGYSVFAGVGERTREGNDFYHEMNDSNVLDKVSLVYGQMNEPPGNRLRVAMTGLTMAEKFRDEGRDVLFFVDNIYRYTLAGTEVSALLGRMPSAVGYQPTLAEEMGILQERITSTNKGSITSIQAVYVPADDLTDPSPATTFAHLDATVVLSRSIAELGIYPAIDPLDSTSRQLDPLVVGAEHYEVARGVQSVLQRYKELKDIIAILGMDELSEEDKQTVSRARKIQRFLSQPFFVAEVFTGSPGKYVALKDTIAGFKGILAGEYDELPEQAFYMVGSIEEAAEKAKSM from the coding sequence ATGAGTACAGGTAAAGTCGTCCAAATCATTGGCGCAGTTGTGGATGTTGAATTTCCACAAGATGCTGTACCTCAGGTATATGACGCATTAAATGTAACTGAAGGTGACCTTTCAGGTTTAGTACTTGAAGTTCAACAGCAGCTTGGTGGCGGTGTTGTTCGTTCAATTGCTATGGGTTCATCTGACGGTCTGCGTCGTGGTCTGAATGTAGTAAATACAGGCGAATCTATTAAAGTTCCAGTTGGTGTTGAGACCCTAGGTCGCATCATGAACGTTTTAGGTGACCCTATTGATGAAGCAGGTCCAATCGGTGAGAAAGAAAAATGGTCTATCCACCGTGAAGCTCCTGCTTATGCTGAGCAAGCAGTATCAAACGAATTATTAGAAACAGGTATCAAAGTAATCGATCTGGTTTGTCCATTCGCTAAGGGTGGTAAAGTTGGTCTGTTCGGTGGTGCGGGTGTTGGTAAGACCGTTAACATGATGGAACTTATCCGTAACATCGCGATCGAGCACAGCGGTTACTCCGTATTCGCCGGTGTTGGTGAGCGTACTCGTGAGGGTAACGATTTCTACCACGAAATGAACGACTCCAACGTACTTGATAAAGTATCGCTGGTTTACGGTCAGATGAACGAGCCACCGGGTAACCGTTTACGTGTTGCGATGACCGGTCTTACAATGGCGGAAAAATTCCGTGACGAAGGTCGTGACGTACTGTTCTTCGTCGATAACATCTACCGTTACACCCTGGCGGGTACCGAAGTATCGGCACTACTGGGCCGTATGCCTTCTGCGGTAGGTTACCAGCCGACTCTGGCGGAAGAAATGGGTATCCTTCAGGAACGTATTACTTCAACCAACAAAGGTTCAATCACTTCAATCCAGGCGGTATACGTACCTGCGGATGACTTGACTGACCCGAGCCCGGCGACAACCTTCGCTCACTTGGATGCAACAGTTGTACTTTCGCGTTCAATCGCCGAATTGGGTATCTACCCTGCGATCGACCCGTTAGACTCAACTTCTCGCCAGCTTGACCCGTTAGTGGTTGGCGCCGAGCACTATGAAGTTGCCCGTGGCGTTCAGTCGGTACTGCAGCGTTACAAAGAGCTGAAAGATATCATCGCTATCTTAGGTATGGACGAGCTTTCTGAAGAAGATAAGCAAACCGTATCCCGTGCCCGTAAGATCCAGCGCTTCTTATCTCAGCCGTTTTTCGTTGCTGAAGTATTTACAGGTTCTCCAGGTAAGTACGTTGCTCTTAAAGACACTATTGCTGGCTTTAAAGGCATCCTTGCCGGTGAATACGACGAACTGCCTGAGCAAGCTTTCTACATGGTTGGTTCTATCGAAGAAGCAGCTGAAAAAGCCAAAAGCATGTAA
- a CDS encoding alkaline phosphatase PhoX, translating into MSITLKNKFKLSALALSVAFVLSACNGDDGKAGKNGVDGTVGEAGAPGVDGANGIDGSVGKLTRIATVPEGAEVTGLFLTDEGDLFFNVQHPSDANTQVDAVNGKLFNTGTVGVLRGVNFNDLPDNLADSPVPVTEMERQTVMSAVGEYQILGQTNDIFAGLPAGLGVIHNIVSGEKVVESNTPDFNGFIPTSDGEGYLFSNWESYPGGVSRMKIKKDSFGKWSVIDAMMVDFDQVAGTAANCFGSVSPWGTPLTSEEWIVRSSVDTTTDASWNDPENTSTDGIEAMTAPDFPNPYRYGYIAEITKPTEAEPVVVKHYTIGRYEHENSVVMPDRKTVYSSQDDTGGVLFKFIADNPEDLSSGTLYGAKLTQDAGSTEPSTTGFDVSWVELASASNAGIEAWISEYDGIDTSDYVEGQTSYMTMADVQAWANGDATYPSVENGGSAVTAGQPMDDRAAFLESRQAARLKGATAEWRKLEGLSINHDRALEAVGGVESIAGEDVTQAYLYMGIADIDNTLTDDEGDIRLSARVKDCGGVYRAKLEENYDLARIEPVIMGGTYRSSLDGAERCDVNQLSQPDNVIVMKDGRILIGEDGFQENNTLWMYDPK; encoded by the coding sequence ATGTCGATAACGTTAAAGAATAAGTTTAAATTGTCAGCGCTGGCGCTTTCCGTAGCCTTTGTCCTGAGTGCATGTAATGGCGATGACGGCAAGGCCGGTAAGAACGGTGTTGATGGTACTGTTGGTGAAGCCGGAGCGCCGGGTGTCGACGGCGCCAATGGTATTGACGGCAGTGTTGGTAAGTTAACCCGTATCGCTACCGTGCCGGAAGGTGCTGAAGTGACGGGGTTATTCCTTACCGATGAAGGGGATCTTTTCTTTAACGTGCAGCATCCTTCCGATGCCAATACCCAGGTGGATGCCGTTAACGGCAAACTTTTCAACACCGGCACCGTAGGTGTGCTGCGCGGCGTGAACTTTAACGACCTGCCCGACAACCTGGCGGATTCTCCCGTCCCCGTTACCGAGATGGAACGCCAAACCGTGATGTCCGCCGTGGGGGAATACCAGATCCTCGGCCAGACCAATGATATTTTTGCAGGCCTGCCGGCAGGCCTTGGCGTGATCCACAATATTGTTTCCGGCGAAAAAGTGGTGGAAAGCAATACCCCGGACTTTAACGGCTTTATTCCCACCAGCGACGGTGAAGGCTATCTGTTCAGCAACTGGGAATCGTATCCGGGCGGCGTCAGCCGTATGAAGATCAAAAAAGACAGCTTTGGCAAGTGGTCGGTGATCGACGCCATGATGGTGGATTTTGACCAGGTTGCCGGTACCGCCGCCAACTGTTTTGGCTCGGTATCTCCCTGGGGCACGCCGTTAACCTCGGAAGAATGGATTGTCCGCTCCAGTGTTGACACCACTACCGACGCCAGCTGGAACGATCCGGAAAATACCAGCACAGACGGTATCGAAGCCATGACGGCCCCGGACTTCCCTAACCCCTACCGTTACGGTTATATCGCCGAGATTACCAAACCCACCGAAGCCGAGCCGGTTGTGGTCAAGCACTACACCATAGGCCGCTATGAGCATGAAAACTCTGTGGTTATGCCGGACCGTAAAACCGTTTATTCGTCCCAGGACGATACCGGCGGCGTCTTGTTTAAATTTATCGCCGACAACCCGGAAGACCTGAGCTCGGGCACCCTGTATGGCGCCAAGCTGACCCAGGATGCCGGCAGCACCGAGCCCAGCACCACAGGGTTTGACGTTTCCTGGGTGGAGCTGGCGAGTGCAAGCAATGCCGGCATCGAAGCCTGGATCAGCGAATACGACGGTATAGATACCTCGGATTATGTCGAAGGGCAAACCAGTTATATGACTATGGCGGACGTCCAGGCCTGGGCCAACGGCGACGCCACCTACCCGAGCGTGGAAAACGGCGGCAGTGCGGTTACCGCAGGCCAGCCCATGGATGACAGGGCGGCGTTTCTGGAATCCCGCCAGGCGGCGCGCCTTAAAGGGGCCACCGCAGAATGGCGCAAGCTTGAAGGCCTGAGCATCAACCATGACAGGGCGCTGGAAGCGGTCGGCGGTGTCGAGTCAATCGCCGGTGAAGACGTAACCCAGGCCTATTTATATATGGGCATCGCCGATATCGACAATACCCTCACCGATGACGAAGGGGATATACGTTTGTCTGCCCGGGTAAAAGACTGCGGCGGCGTTTACCGCGCCAAACTGGAAGAGAACTATGATCTGGCCCGTATCGAGCCGGTGATCATGGGGGGCACCTACCGCTCCAGCCTGGACGGCGCCGAGCGTTGCGATGTCAACCAGCTGTCGCAGCCGGACAATGTGATTGTGATGAAGGATGGCCGCATCCTGATCGGTGAAGACGGCTTCCAGGAAAACAATACCCTGTGGATGTACGACCCTAAGTAA
- a CDS encoding IS1634 family transposase: protein MNLKIKRLDHHGIVAGVIDDLKLVELIDRHLPQDDKQEITPGEAIKGMILNGLGFSNRPLSLTPQFFTNLPMEHLFRPGVEASHFNRHKLGRTLDQCSEFGCESLFSRLSFQACQIEQVDTQFHSLDSTSYSLSGEYKVDDEQAEEIPIQIKHGYSKDHRPDLKQVVQEMIVSQDGGVPLASKNWDGNASDNKIFRERVNALIDSFKASETPKFCVADSKLYHKENAEFLAQIRFITLIPSTIKLERESTLGALTKNDWTSIDENYKYTPLNVEHMGIKQRWLIVYSKAANERAQKSIAGLMTKEQKALEKALFHLQAQRFACETDAHRALEALNKKQKYYHLSVADCIAHKQYEGKGRPKKDAPVQSIQWQLIGKAEEDKMAKLNYVEQKSCFVLASNATEAELDNESLFQRYKAQSHVERGFRFLKDPLFFVSSLFIKKPSRIDALLMIMTLSLLVYTVGQRRLRANMAKAGITIPNQINQPIVNPTLRWVFQCFEGINLVQLNVGYQYEQVHVDGMNDVRSSVIRQLAGSACRHYKIENSCTGV from the coding sequence ATGAATCTGAAAATCAAACGGTTAGACCACCATGGTATTGTTGCGGGCGTGATTGATGACTTGAAGTTGGTTGAATTAATCGACCGACATCTGCCACAAGATGATAAACAGGAAATTACCCCGGGCGAAGCGATCAAGGGTATGATCCTGAATGGGCTGGGGTTTTCTAACCGACCTTTAAGCCTGACTCCTCAGTTTTTTACCAATCTTCCTATGGAACACTTGTTTCGCCCCGGTGTTGAAGCAAGCCATTTCAATCGCCACAAACTGGGACGGACACTAGACCAATGCAGCGAATTTGGTTGCGAGAGCCTGTTTTCACGCTTGTCCTTCCAGGCATGTCAAATTGAGCAAGTTGACACCCAATTCCACTCTCTGGACAGCACCAGTTACTCGTTAAGTGGCGAATATAAGGTTGATGACGAACAAGCGGAAGAAATCCCCATTCAAATCAAGCACGGTTACAGCAAAGATCACCGTCCCGACTTGAAGCAAGTGGTGCAGGAAATGATTGTCAGTCAGGATGGTGGTGTGCCGCTGGCCAGTAAAAACTGGGATGGCAATGCGTCAGACAACAAGATATTTAGGGAGCGTGTCAATGCACTGATTGATTCCTTTAAAGCAAGTGAAACGCCCAAGTTTTGTGTTGCCGACAGCAAGCTGTATCACAAGGAGAATGCCGAATTTTTGGCGCAAATCCGTTTCATCACCCTGATACCGTCAACCATCAAGCTGGAGAGAGAGTCAACACTCGGTGCATTGACGAAGAATGACTGGACCAGCATCGACGAAAACTATAAGTACACCCCGCTGAATGTGGAGCATATGGGCATTAAACAACGCTGGCTGATTGTTTATTCCAAAGCCGCGAACGAGCGAGCCCAAAAAAGCATTGCAGGTTTGATGACCAAAGAGCAAAAAGCACTGGAGAAAGCCCTGTTTCATTTGCAAGCGCAACGATTCGCCTGTGAAACCGACGCGCACCGGGCGCTGGAAGCTTTGAATAAAAAGCAAAAATATTATCACTTGAGCGTAGCTGACTGCATTGCCCACAAGCAATATGAAGGAAAAGGCCGACCGAAAAAAGATGCGCCGGTTCAATCTATTCAATGGCAACTCATTGGAAAGGCAGAAGAAGATAAAATGGCGAAACTGAATTACGTTGAGCAGAAATCTTGCTTTGTTCTAGCCAGTAATGCGACTGAAGCAGAGTTGGATAATGAATCCCTTTTTCAGCGTTACAAGGCACAATCCCATGTAGAGCGAGGATTTCGTTTCTTGAAAGATCCGTTGTTTTTTGTCTCTTCCTTGTTTATCAAGAAGCCCAGCCGAATTGATGCGCTGCTGATGATAATGACGCTGTCATTACTGGTCTATACCGTAGGTCAAAGGCGGCTACGGGCAAACATGGCTAAGGCTGGTATCACTATCCCAAACCAAATCAACCAACCTATCGTTAACCCAACGCTACGCTGGGTGTTTCAGTGCTTCGAAGGCATTAACCTGGTGCAGTTAAATGTGGGCTATCAGTATGAGCAAGTCCATGTTGACGGTATGAATGACGTTAGGAGCTCCGTCATAAGACAATTGGCTGGCTCAGCATGCCGTCATTACAAAATTGAAAATTCTTGTACTGGGGTCTGA
- a CDS encoding iron-containing redox enzyme family protein has product MELQKNHNTRARVGDRFESFVSKHAIWQNPLLKACERNELTLADYGYIISQHFYYSKGFTRLISALMVNCDDDKYRAELSHNLWEEAGEENSEERHSNLLRKMLNNVFGINDPDQTEFKDYTVSYFDDCLRFLKNSNCIGCAAFLGWGTEGVVANIYNYLFTGLTRLGVAEEELLYLSLHMECDDEHAEVIEDIALSQCSQCHGDNNREIEAAIDMALTLRDKYFTALYRDITSAKLNPLLDNIVKKEAYRDADEVHTYISTLKPADGVNLYSNKDKDSNIDFNVSRFNIGCEVMDPRLLEIPQGCQNECHKHAHESMFFVLSGTGRVHQGDKSIEVKAGDLVYVPRWVEHYSKNTGGETLSILAVTDFGLTKHFPQNTDYSYRKKVSSIA; this is encoded by the coding sequence ATGGAACTGCAGAAAAATCATAACACCAGAGCACGGGTCGGCGATCGTTTTGAGTCTTTTGTATCTAAACATGCCATTTGGCAAAACCCTTTATTAAAAGCTTGTGAGCGTAATGAACTGACCCTGGCTGATTATGGTTATATCATTTCCCAGCATTTTTACTATTCCAAAGGTTTTACCCGCCTGATATCCGCCCTGATGGTCAACTGCGACGACGATAAATACCGCGCCGAGTTATCCCATAACCTGTGGGAAGAAGCCGGCGAGGAAAACAGCGAGGAGCGCCATTCCAACTTATTGCGGAAAATGCTCAATAATGTCTTCGGCATCAATGATCCCGACCAAACCGAGTTCAAAGATTACACCGTAAGCTATTTTGATGATTGCCTGCGTTTTTTAAAAAACAGCAACTGCATCGGCTGCGCGGCATTTTTGGGCTGGGGTACCGAAGGGGTAGTGGCCAATATCTATAACTACCTGTTTACCGGCCTGACCCGCTTAGGGGTTGCCGAAGAGGAACTGCTTTATTTAAGCCTGCATATGGAATGTGACGACGAGCATGCCGAAGTGATAGAAGATATCGCCTTAAGCCAGTGCAGTCAGTGCCACGGTGACAACAACCGGGAAATTGAAGCGGCGATCGATATGGCCCTCACCCTCAGGGACAAATATTTTACCGCCCTCTACCGGGACATTACCAGTGCCAAACTCAATCCGCTGTTAGATAACATAGTGAAAAAAGAAGCCTACCGCGACGCCGATGAAGTGCATACCTACATCAGCACCCTCAAACCGGCAGATGGCGTCAACCTCTACAGCAACAAAGACAAGGACTCGAATATCGACTTTAATGTCAGCCGCTTTAATATCGGCTGCGAGGTCATGGATCCGCGTTTACTGGAAATCCCGCAAGGATGTCAAAATGAATGCCACAAGCATGCCCACGAGTCCATGTTCTTCGTGCTTTCCGGCACGGGACGGGTGCACCAGGGAGACAAATCGATAGAGGTGAAAGCCGGAGACCTGGTATATGTGCCGCGCTGGGTGGAACACTATAGCAAAAATACCGGCGGGGAAACCTTATCTATCCTGGCGGTCACCGACTTCGGCCTGACCAAGCACTTTCCGCAAAACACCGACTACAGTTACCGGAAAAAAGTCAGCTCCATCGCCTAA
- a CDS encoding iron-containing redox enzyme family protein, translating into MELQKTNDSRARVGDRFKPFVSQHSIWQNPLLKACERNELTLADYGYVISQHFYYSRGFTRLIAALMVNCDDDKFRAELSHNLWEEAGEEDSEERHSNLLRKMLNNVFGISNPDETQFKDHTVNYFNECLQFLKHSNSITCAAFLGWGTEGVVADIYNYLFSGLTRLGVAEEELLYLSLHMECDDEHAEVIEDIALSQCGQNLDGHSQEIKAAIDMALTLRDKYFTALYQDLTSAKLNGLIGNITNKKTYRDADDIQSYASELKADDGAKLYSNVDAETGINFNVSRFNIGCEVMDPRLLEIPQGCRNERHKHAHESMFYILSGTGRVYQGEQSITVKAGDLVYVPRWIEHYSENTGEETLSVLAITDFGLTKNFPQNTDYSYRSKVTSIA; encoded by the coding sequence ATGGAACTACAAAAAACTAATGATAGCAGAGCACGCGTCGGTGACCGTTTTAAGCCTTTTGTATCTCAACACAGTATTTGGCAAAACCCTTTACTGAAAGCTTGTGAACGCAATGAACTCACCTTAGCAGACTATGGCTATGTTATTTCCCAGCACTTTTATTATTCCAGGGGATTCACACGCCTGATAGCAGCCCTGATGGTTAACTGTGACGATGACAAATTCCGTGCTGAGTTATCCCATAACTTATGGGAAGAAGCGGGTGAAGAAGACAGCGAAGAGCGCCACTCGAACTTATTGCGTAAAATGCTCAATAATGTCTTCGGCATCAGTAATCCGGACGAAACCCAGTTTAAAGATCATACCGTTAATTACTTTAACGAGTGTCTGCAGTTCTTAAAACACAGCAACAGCATCACCTGTGCAGCATTTTTAGGCTGGGGGACTGAAGGTGTTGTTGCCGATATTTATAACTACCTGTTTAGCGGCCTGACCCGCTTGGGGGTTGCTGAAGAGGAGCTGCTCTATTTAAGCCTGCATATGGAATGTGACGACGAGCATGCCGAAGTGATAGAAGATATAGCCCTGAGCCAGTGTGGCCAGAACCTGGACGGACATTCTCAGGAAATCAAAGCCGCAATAGATATGGCGCTTACCCTCAGGGATAAGTACTTCACCGCCCTTTATCAGGATCTTACCAGTGCGAAACTGAATGGCCTGATAGGCAATATCACCAACAAGAAAACCTACCGGGATGCTGACGATATTCAAAGCTACGCCAGTGAACTCAAGGCTGATGACGGCGCCAAACTCTACAGCAATGTAGATGCAGAAACAGGTATCAACTTCAACGTCAGCCGCTTCAATATCGGCTGTGAAGTCATGGATCCGCGTTTATTGGAGATTCCTCAGGGGTGCAGGAACGAGCGCCATAAGCATGCCCACGAATCAATGTTCTACATTCTTTCCGGCACAGGACGTGTTTACCAGGGTGAACAGTCAATTACGGTAAAAGCCGGGGACCTGGTATATGTGCCCCGCTGGATTGAACATTACAGTGAAAATACCGGAGAAGAAACCCTGTCAGTATTGGCCATCACCGACTTTGGCCTGACCAAAAACTTCCCGCAAAACACGGATTACAGTTACCGGAGTAAAGTCACCTCTATTGCCTAA
- a CDS encoding manganese efflux pump: MSAVDFICASLLMGLGVGVDVAAATFARAPQLKAMAWVLLWVIGVSLTHTLFPMLGYLLTYFSVNALPVLTPVIGIFAFLCIALYLKNELKDFACEEQQTTQEQQLLLTCGVILAVSWDALWSGPAKSAQVVGWPESWVWFSFAIVGVVVALLAITSLLLARHLGKLVNPGKTPGFAAGWLCSAVQYTVIGYFGVLALCRYSLNLDWSWWQLLLLSAVVVNAVMYLRLLKQSADKRCRQKKHHVGRYRHWPSAIPADMPVNR; the protein is encoded by the coding sequence ATGTCGGCAGTTGATTTTATTTGCGCCAGCCTGCTGATGGGACTGGGGGTCGGTGTCGATGTGGCGGCAGCCACCTTTGCCCGGGCGCCTCAGCTAAAAGCCATGGCCTGGGTGCTGCTGTGGGTGATCGGGGTTTCCCTGACCCACACCCTGTTTCCTATGCTGGGCTATCTGCTGACCTATTTCAGCGTCAATGCCCTGCCGGTGCTGACGCCTGTGATCGGCATTTTCGCTTTCCTTTGTATTGCCCTCTACCTGAAAAACGAATTAAAAGACTTTGCCTGCGAAGAGCAGCAAACCACGCAGGAGCAACAATTGCTGCTCACCTGTGGCGTTATCCTGGCGGTCAGCTGGGACGCCCTCTGGTCCGGACCGGCAAAATCTGCCCAGGTGGTCGGCTGGCCGGAGAGCTGGGTATGGTTCTCGTTTGCCATAGTCGGCGTGGTGGTGGCGCTGCTGGCGATAACCAGTTTATTGCTGGCGCGGCACTTGGGTAAGCTGGTTAACCCAGGTAAAACCCCGGGTTTTGCCGCCGGCTGGCTTTGCAGTGCGGTCCAGTATACGGTTATCGGTTATTTCGGTGTGCTGGCGTTATGCCGTTATAGCCTGAACCTGGACTGGTCCTGGTGGCAGCTGTTGCTGCTGTCGGCCGTGGTGGTCAATGCCGTGATGTATCTGAGGTTGTTAAAGCAGTCTGCGGATAAGCGTTGCAGGCAAAAAAAGCATCATGTCGGCCGTTACCGTCACTGGCCGTCCGCCATACCGGCAGATATGCCGGTAAACCGTTGA
- a CDS encoding F0F1 ATP synthase subunit epsilon: MALLTVNLSVVSAEENLFSGSIKSLQITGSEGELGIMPGHAPLLTSLKPGMARIVKSDDTEEVIYLSGGMLEVQPNNVTVLADVATRADDLDEQAALEAKQRAEENIQAAGSDVDYAEVAAELARAVAQLRVIQSAKKKV, from the coding sequence ATGGCGTTATTAACTGTAAATCTGAGTGTGGTAAGTGCCGAGGAAAACTTATTTTCCGGCAGCATCAAGTCACTGCAGATCACAGGTAGTGAAGGTGAGTTGGGTATTATGCCCGGCCACGCACCTTTACTGACCTCACTAAAACCTGGTATGGCACGCATCGTGAAAAGCGATGACACGGAAGAAGTAATCTATCTTTCCGGTGGCATGTTAGAAGTTCAGCCAAACAACGTCACCGTGCTTGCCGACGTGGCAACACGCGCCGACGATTTGGATGAGCAGGCGGCTTTAGAAGCCAAGCAACGCGCTGAAGAAAACATCCAAGCCGCAGGCTCGGATGTTGACTATGCCGAAGTTGCCGCGGAATTAGCCCGTGCTGTGGCGCAATTACGCGTCATTCAGTCTGCCAAGAAAAAGGTTTAA
- the glmU gene encoding bifunctional UDP-N-acetylglucosamine diphosphorylase/glucosamine-1-phosphate N-acetyltransferase GlmU: MSLSVVILAAGKGTRMRSSLPKVLHPVADKAMVEHVIHSARQLNADNIYLIYGFGGDMLKARLGRKENGNDLVFIEQVEQLGTGHAVQQAVPHIKDDEDILVLYGDVPLTKVSTLKNLLAAKPENGMALLTVHLANPTGYGRIVRADHGNTGKVVGIVEQKDASPEQLAIKEANTGILLANGADIKRWLNLLSNDNAQGEYYLTDIIATAHGEGKEIATAHPETEIEVEGANNRVQLAALERAYQLRQAEELMIDGASLRDPARIDIRGRVKVGQEVVIDVNCIFEGEVELADGVQIGANCILKNCSIGAGSVIKPNTMIEDSTIGESCTLGPFARIRPNSVMKNDSHVGNFVEMKKTTLGSGSKANHLTYLGDAVIGEKVNVGAGTITCNYDGVNKSTTTIADGAFIGSNSSLVAPVTIGEMATVGAGSVIAKDVETEELAVARGKQRNISGWQRPVKKS; this comes from the coding sequence ATGAGTCTCTCTGTTGTTATTCTTGCTGCGGGCAAAGGCACCCGTATGCGCTCATCCCTGCCTAAGGTATTACACCCGGTGGCAGACAAGGCTATGGTTGAACATGTGATCCATAGCGCCAGGCAATTAAACGCCGACAATATCTATCTTATCTACGGCTTTGGCGGCGACATGCTCAAAGCTCGGCTTGGCCGGAAAGAAAATGGCAACGACCTGGTCTTTATCGAACAGGTGGAGCAGCTGGGAACCGGCCATGCGGTGCAGCAGGCGGTGCCTCATATTAAAGACGACGAAGATATCCTGGTGTTATACGGTGATGTGCCCCTGACCAAGGTTTCCACCCTGAAAAACCTGCTGGCGGCGAAACCGGAAAACGGCATGGCGCTGTTAACGGTACACCTGGCCAACCCGACAGGTTATGGCCGCATTGTCCGCGCCGATCACGGCAATACCGGCAAAGTGGTGGGTATCGTAGAACAGAAAGATGCCAGCCCGGAACAGCTGGCCATCAAGGAAGCCAATACCGGCATCCTGCTAGCCAACGGCGCCGATATCAAACGCTGGCTCAACCTGTTATCTAACGACAACGCCCAGGGGGAGTATTATCTTACCGATATTATCGCCACCGCCCACGGCGAAGGCAAAGAGATTGCCACCGCCCACCCGGAAACGGAAATTGAAGTGGAAGGGGCCAACAACCGGGTACAGCTGGCGGCACTGGAGCGGGCCTATCAGCTGCGCCAGGCCGAAGAGCTGATGATAGACGGCGCCAGTCTACGGGATCCCGCCCGTATCGATATCCGCGGCCGGGTGAAGGTTGGCCAGGAAGTCGTGATCGATGTTAACTGTATCTTCGAAGGGGAAGTGGAGCTGGCGGACGGCGTACAGATAGGCGCCAACTGTATCCTGAAAAATTGCTCCATCGGTGCGGGGTCGGTTATCAAGCCCAATACCATGATTGAAGACAGCACCATAGGCGAAAGCTGTACTTTGGGGCCGTTTGCCCGTATCCGTCCCAACAGCGTGATGAAAAACGACTCCCATGTCGGCAATTTCGTGGAAATGAAAAAAACCACCTTAGGTTCCGGCTCAAAAGCGAATCACCTGACTTATTTAGGGGATGCGGTGATTGGCGAGAAAGTTAATGTCGGCGCCGGCACCATTACCTGCAATTATGACGGGGTAAACAAGTCCACCACCACCATAGCAGATGGCGCCTTTATCGGCTCTAACTCTTCCCTGGTGGCGCCCGTGACTATCGGGGAAATGGCTACGGTCGGCGCAGGCTCTGTGATTGCCAAAGACGTCGAAACCGAAGAGCTGGCGGTTGCCCGCGGCAAACAACGTAACATTTCCGGCTGGCAAAGGCCGGTGAAGAAAAGCTAA